A single window of Acidobacteriota bacterium DNA harbors:
- a CDS encoding ASCH domain-containing protein: protein MPTKALTICQPFPELILRGLKPIENRTWATHYRGELLIHAGLSKEWMEGFDLDEFPGMRFGAVVGIARLSACLPKTGTAREDDKWGPWRKLYRHEHANGPWCWVLENVRKLSEPLEVRGAQGLWTPPDWLLARVQAMKLERVA from the coding sequence ATGCCCACGAAGGCCCTGACAATCTGCCAACCATTCCCGGAGCTGATTCTCCGCGGCTTGAAGCCCATCGAGAACCGCACCTGGGCAACGCACTACCGCGGTGAGCTGCTGATCCACGCCGGCCTTTCGAAGGAATGGATGGAAGGGTTCGACCTTGACGAGTTCCCCGGGATGCGCTTCGGCGCCGTCGTGGGAATCGCCCGGCTTTCGGCCTGCCTGCCGAAGACCGGCACGGCCCGCGAAGACGATAAGTGGGGACCGTGGCGCAAGCTCTATCGCCACGAGCACGCCAACGGCCCGTGGTGCTGGGTTCTGGAGAACGTGCGCAAGCTGTCCGAGCCTTTGGAGGTTCGTGGCGCCCAAGGCCTCTGGACGCCGCCTGATTGGCTGTTGGCGCGTGTCCAGGCGATGAAGCTGGAGCGTGTCGCGTGA